From Calditrichota bacterium, one genomic window encodes:
- a CDS encoding PepSY domain-containing protein produces MRNIYKISKWLHKYIGLLLVLFLMWMSLSGVLLNHPELIADLTVPQFLTPKQYKVKNWNRSSLTELQFLESDSNIAIGCGKLGVWKTTDGGFSFVSMSDGLPAEALYRKTRDIFVWEGDSTLIFAGTHHGLYVCNFENEKWRNLKLDGLNPEIKKIVSAKNELLVFTESEAYKASFPARELQFQKVKLKRDKEAENTVSLIRLFFHLHSGEIWGLPGKLLFDIVGIILFFLSISAFYSWYYPWKRKRDKKGVIVNVPIVKKAFKWFFKYHLKLGIWSAVILFIMGVTGFFMRPPMLAVIAEGSIPISWYPGTISDNPWDEKIKNALYDSDKDQLIVEATDGFWVGAADLNSTFENKEMNVPVFVMGTTVFEPIDSTGILTGSFNGLFRWDKETDKSVDLIEGKDPKTISSIKPAELMVTGFFSTPQLEKFITTHEQGLLPLNQAEGDGRFKMSATIRENYSMPLWNWLFEIHNGRFFKDTIGAFYILLVPLGSFFFVLITLSGVIDWIYIKIGRNPIMKKLQKNK; encoded by the coding sequence ATGAGAAATATTTATAAAATATCGAAATGGCTTCATAAATATATTGGTTTGCTTCTGGTTTTGTTTTTAATGTGGATGAGTTTATCAGGTGTTTTGTTAAATCATCCGGAATTAATTGCAGATTTGACAGTACCACAATTTTTAACTCCAAAACAGTATAAAGTAAAAAATTGGAACCGTAGCTCCTTAACCGAGCTGCAGTTTTTAGAAAGCGATTCCAATATTGCAATTGGTTGTGGTAAACTTGGCGTATGGAAAACAACAGATGGAGGGTTTTCGTTTGTTTCCATGTCCGATGGTTTACCTGCTGAGGCGTTGTATAGAAAAACCAGGGACATTTTTGTTTGGGAAGGTGATTCAACTCTTATTTTTGCGGGGACTCATCATGGGTTATATGTATGCAATTTTGAAAATGAAAAATGGCGAAATCTAAAACTTGACGGGCTTAACCCTGAAATAAAGAAAATCGTTTCTGCGAAAAATGAACTTTTGGTTTTCACTGAATCTGAAGCTTATAAAGCAAGCTTTCCAGCCAGAGAACTTCAGTTTCAAAAAGTTAAGTTGAAACGTGACAAAGAAGCTGAAAACACAGTCTCGCTGATCAGGCTTTTTTTTCATCTACATTCTGGTGAAATTTGGGGATTACCAGGGAAACTACTTTTCGATATTGTTGGAATAATATTGTTCTTTTTATCAATTTCCGCCTTTTACAGTTGGTACTATCCCTGGAAAAGAAAACGAGATAAAAAGGGAGTGATTGTTAATGTACCAATTGTAAAAAAGGCATTTAAATGGTTTTTTAAATATCATCTAAAATTAGGGATTTGGAGTGCTGTCATTCTTTTTATAATGGGCGTTACAGGTTTTTTTATGCGTCCTCCAATGCTGGCTGTAATTGCAGAAGGAAGCATTCCAATAAGCTGGTATCCCGGAACAATTTCTGATAATCCGTGGGACGAGAAAATCAAAAATGCTTTATACGATTCTGACAAAGATCAATTGATTGTTGAGGCCACCGATGGGTTTTGGGTTGGGGCAGCAGACCTTAACTCAACATTTGAAAACAAAGAAATGAATGTGCCGGTTTTTGTTATGGGTACAACTGTTTTTGAACCGATTGACAGTACCGGTATTTTAACAGGTTCTTTTAATGGATTATTTCGCTGGGACAAAGAAACGGATAAATCTGTAGATTTGATTGAAGGAAAAGATCCAAAGACAATTTCTTCAATAAAGCCGGCAGAACTTATGGTAACCGGTTTTTTCTCTACACCACAGTTGGAAAAATTTATAACAACCCATGAGCAAGGGTTATTACCCCTTAACCAGGCAGAAGGTGATGGCAGGTTTAAAATGTCTGCAACGATACGTGAAAATTACTCAATGCCTTTGTGGAACTGGCTTTTTGAAATTCATAATGGACGCTTTTTTAAAGACACAATTGGAGCTTTTTATATTTTACTTGTTCCACTTGGGTCATTCTTTTTTGTCTTGATAACATTATCGGGTGTTATCGATTGGATTTATATTAAAATTGGGCGTAACCCTATAATGAAAAAATTACAAAAAAATAAATAA
- a CDS encoding TonB-dependent receptor, with translation MKRLFNITLLLNILLFATHSIAGNTKILGLVTDAEHSEPLVAANIYIEGTQFGSTSSTTGEFELNLDQLEPGNYTLICSYIGYYEYQASIQLIKNQTLKHNIVLKESALTLDQIVVTGTRSERLLKHSPVSTQLIKKETIIKSGASDLAELLSSTTGVNVTSNGIGTGTSTVELQGFGSEHVMILVDGMKMIGRVDGKLDVSQIPSSLIERIEIVKGATSTLYGSEAMGGVINVITKQPKDELSFDSNIKYGSYGKLDTDFSVGSDFLGFQPLLNVSYRKHDGYDLDKKTTRTDATSYDKYQTQLKVRKQFSEYFDVILQTHFHDEVQTITANDIFKNRISNDYFTANTKIEHNWIKNAKITTISEFSTYNHHFDQIVISSGFLKKGEAPTTENLFKNEILFSHESHDYKINGGVGFETESLKSDRIKNTEADRYVFNSFFQNELILSSWTTIVLGGRFDKHSIFGEQFTPKASLMFSPSYNNRIRLSYAQGFRVPTFKDRLLDYYNSSVNYLIKGNLDLRPEHSNAYNLGFEFWSEKQYHSRLNFFYNRISNLIDYQVIGKVDGALHITYMNVENAQTWGAEWDMEYYPTSWLETSIGYNYFDSYSKKTKTPLQFKPKHRVNLRFSLSFPNNIVLNILGQVTSKKFSFIGEDFIPIDGNKIWIDGYYLVNANINFPVWNQVSGQVGVNNLNDYVDKVWGPMPGREFFSSIKINL, from the coding sequence ATGAAACGACTATTTAATATTACACTTCTACTAAACATCCTATTATTTGCAACTCACAGCATTGCTGGTAATACAAAGATATTAGGATTGGTTACAGATGCTGAACACTCTGAACCGCTTGTTGCAGCAAATATTTATATCGAAGGAACGCAGTTTGGTTCTACTTCCAGTACAACCGGAGAGTTTGAATTAAACCTGGATCAGTTAGAACCAGGTAATTACACTCTTATTTGCTCATATATTGGCTATTATGAATATCAAGCTTCAATTCAGTTAATAAAAAATCAAACCCTGAAACATAATATTGTTTTAAAAGAGTCGGCATTAACTCTTGATCAAATTGTTGTAACCGGCACAAGAAGTGAACGCCTTTTAAAACACAGTCCTGTTTCAACACAACTTATTAAAAAAGAAACCATCATTAAAAGCGGTGCTTCCGATTTAGCTGAACTTCTTTCTTCAACAACAGGCGTCAATGTTACTTCAAATGGGATCGGAACCGGCACAAGTACTGTTGAACTTCAGGGGTTTGGCAGTGAACATGTAATGATCCTTGTAGATGGTATGAAAATGATTGGCCGCGTGGATGGAAAACTTGATGTCTCACAAATTCCATCATCTTTAATTGAAAGGATTGAAATTGTAAAAGGCGCAACATCGACACTTTACGGTAGTGAGGCCATGGGTGGTGTAATAAATGTCATTACAAAGCAGCCAAAAGATGAGTTGAGTTTCGATTCAAATATTAAGTATGGATCTTATGGAAAGCTAGACACAGATTTTTCAGTTGGAAGTGATTTCTTAGGTTTTCAGCCACTATTAAATGTCAGTTACCGCAAACATGATGGATATGATCTTGACAAAAAAACAACTCGGACAGACGCGACATCTTATGATAAATACCAAACACAGTTGAAAGTAAGAAAACAGTTTTCTGAATACTTTGATGTGATTTTACAAACGCATTTTCATGATGAAGTGCAAACAATAACGGCAAACGATATTTTTAAAAACCGCATCTCAAATGATTATTTTACTGCTAATACTAAAATTGAACATAACTGGATAAAGAATGCTAAAATAACCACCATAAGCGAATTCTCTACATATAATCACCACTTCGATCAAATTGTTATTTCATCCGGGTTTTTAAAAAAAGGGGAAGCGCCGACAACAGAAAACCTTTTTAAAAATGAAATATTGTTTAGTCATGAATCACATGATTATAAAATTAATGGCGGTGTGGGGTTTGAAACCGAAAGTCTAAAGTCAGATCGCATCAAAAACACTGAAGCAGATAGATATGTGTTTAATAGTTTTTTCCAGAATGAACTTATTCTCTCTTCATGGACAACAATTGTTTTAGGTGGACGTTTTGATAAACATTCTATCTTTGGAGAGCAATTTACTCCGAAAGCTTCACTTATGTTTTCCCCAAGCTATAACAATCGGATTCGCCTTTCTTATGCTCAAGGATTTAGAGTCCCTACTTTTAAAGACAGACTTCTCGATTACTATAACTCTTCTGTTAATTATTTAATTAAAGGAAATTTGGATCTCAGGCCAGAGCACTCAAATGCTTATAATCTTGGATTTGAGTTTTGGTCAGAAAAACAATATCACTCCCGTTTAAATTTTTTCTATAACAGAATTTCAAATCTTATTGATTATCAGGTGATTGGAAAAGTTGACGGGGCGCTGCACATAACATATATGAATGTAGAAAATGCACAAACGTGGGGAGCCGAGTGGGATATGGAGTATTATCCAACATCATGGTTGGAAACATCGATTGGTTACAATTATTTTGATTCTTACAGTAAAAAGACAAAGACGCCTCTGCAGTTTAAACCAAAACATAGAGTAAATCTTAGATTTTCACTCTCCTTTCCTAACAATATTGTTCTTAATATTTTGGGCCAGGTTACAAGTAAAAAATTTAGTTTTATTGGGGAGGATTTTATTCCTATTGATGGAAATAAAATTTGGATTGACGGCTATTACCTTGTTAACGCGAATATTAATTTTCCGGTTTGGAACCAAGTAAGCGGACAAGTTGGTGTAAACAATTTGAATGACTATGTAGACAAGGTATGGGGACCGATGCCTGGGCGTGAATTTTTTTCAAGTATAAAAATTAACTTATAA
- a CDS encoding sigma 54-interacting transcriptional regulator: MAFKAYKFLYPKIENTDNGAQLNVGSIKRVYNALNVEEMLFVRGSKCLTVFAFSDNVLPEDYLFFETIKSTFKNISILENERQIFVENNAIKHFFLIANGMDNSSNQKDFVKSFVNDYNLAKQETFVGAVFQRLFQRSIWLHEKVRLSTNYFNIAISNSDIFSDLACKIFENLSTVVVQIDNISENTYLTINALYRLGCRRFLFSGNAKDSNYLGEKSLPEITLTAHDNNLSNDADILIINQIESSLLDSERISTRMAIKNNAPLLILNSAEETEKKKLHKKFTSIYSYNYTDLERAIEKNKLERKRILTDVNPWIELEVNDFYNWLSSDSRYKFMGIIGSAPKMQHLFEMISRISQTDISVLIQGDSGTGKELVAKAVHNLSSRSEKPFIVVNCGAIPENLLESELFGHIRGSFTGAVADKNGLFFEANKGTIFLDEIGELPQQLQVKLLRFLQEGDIKPVGSNNTIKVDVRVVAATNKNLFEMVKKGIFRSDLFYRLNVMLLDLPTLKERKEDITILAGHFLRKYSTKFKKEVTEFSNKTLQYFQYYDWPGNIRELENAVEHAVALSLGKQVNEFDLPQTIRGVKVDFSSNGNPKNATLKDVEKSHILNTLNSTKWDYDKACKILGIGRTTLWRKLKEYDVKELP; encoded by the coding sequence ATGGCATTTAAAGCTTATAAATTCCTATATCCAAAAATTGAAAACACAGATAATGGTGCTCAACTAAATGTTGGTTCTATTAAAAGGGTTTATAATGCATTAAATGTAGAAGAGATGCTTTTTGTCCGTGGCAGTAAATGCCTTACAGTTTTTGCATTTTCGGACAATGTTTTACCCGAAGATTATTTGTTTTTTGAAACGATAAAATCCACTTTTAAAAATATCTCCATTCTTGAAAATGAGAGACAAATATTTGTTGAAAATAATGCGATTAAACATTTCTTTTTAATCGCCAATGGAATGGATAACAGTTCCAATCAAAAAGATTTTGTTAAGTCTTTTGTAAATGATTATAACCTGGCTAAGCAAGAAACATTTGTGGGCGCTGTTTTCCAAAGGCTTTTCCAAAGAAGTATTTGGCTTCATGAAAAAGTACGATTGAGTACAAATTATTTTAATATTGCCATTAGTAATTCAGATATCTTTAGCGACCTAGCCTGCAAAATTTTTGAAAACCTATCCACAGTTGTTGTACAAATCGACAACATATCAGAGAATACTTATTTAACTATAAATGCTTTATATCGATTGGGCTGCCGAAGGTTTTTATTTAGTGGCAATGCAAAAGACAGCAATTATTTAGGAGAAAAGTCTTTACCTGAGATAACTTTAACTGCTCATGATAATAATCTTTCAAATGATGCTGACATTTTAATTATTAATCAGATAGAATCTTCATTGTTGGATTCTGAGAGAATTAGCACTAGAATGGCAATTAAAAATAATGCCCCTTTACTTATCCTGAATAGTGCTGAAGAAACAGAAAAGAAAAAGCTGCATAAAAAGTTTACATCAATTTATTCCTATAATTATACAGATCTTGAACGGGCGATTGAAAAGAATAAACTGGAACGGAAGAGAATACTCACTGATGTAAATCCATGGATTGAGCTTGAAGTAAATGATTTTTACAACTGGCTTTCCAGTGATTCCCGCTACAAATTTATGGGCATTATTGGCAGTGCTCCAAAAATGCAGCATTTGTTTGAAATGATATCCCGGATTTCCCAGACGGATATTAGCGTTTTAATCCAGGGCGATAGTGGAACGGGTAAGGAACTTGTAGCAAAGGCTGTTCACAACTTAAGCTCCCGATCTGAAAAACCATTTATAGTTGTAAATTGTGGGGCAATTCCGGAAAATCTTTTAGAAAGTGAATTATTTGGCCATATACGTGGTTCATTTACAGGTGCTGTTGCGGATAAAAATGGCTTGTTTTTTGAAGCCAATAAAGGTACGATTTTCCTGGATGAAATTGGTGAACTTCCTCAACAGTTACAAGTAAAGCTTTTGCGCTTTTTGCAAGAAGGTGACATTAAACCTGTTGGCAGTAATAATACCATAAAAGTGGATGTACGAGTTGTTGCAGCCACAAACAAAAACTTGTTTGAAATGGTAAAAAAAGGAATTTTCCGAAGTGATTTGTTTTATCGTTTAAATGTAATGCTGCTGGATTTACCCACATTAAAAGAGCGTAAAGAAGATATTACTATATTGGCTGGACACTTTTTAAGAAAATATTCTACAAAATTTAAAAAAGAAGTAACAGAATTTTCTAATAAAACTTTACAATACTTTCAATATTATGACTGGCCTGGCAATATTCGTGAATTAGAAAATGCTGTGGAGCATGCCGTTGCACTTTCCCTGGGAAAGCAAGTTAACGAATTTGACTTACCCCAAACCATTCGTGGTGTAAAAGTTGACTTTTCATCAAATGGAAACCCAAAAAATGCAACTTTAAAGGATGTTGAAAAATCTCATATTTTGAATACTTTAAATTCGACAAAATGGGATTATGACAAAGCCTGCAAAATTTTAGGAATTGGCCGAACAACATTGTGGCGAAAACTAAAAGAATATGATGTAAAAGAACTCCCCTGA
- the ccsA gene encoding cytochrome c biogenesis protein CcsA: MFTILQWLVFLVYTVATYFYWQDFINTKSKQNQRAQNWFFAAVSLHLALIIYFAFENGRVPIATVSEAVSTFVWITATLYLVIEFKLKERSQGALILSVVLILLLQSFLTFDSTAEINPVLYDIRFETHVLFMLLGYSGFTLSVIASILFLLLYREIQKKELGLFFRKLPSLAYFERISETAINVGLIFVSIGFILGFYFATLVWTESFYLDPKIIVVLLTLIVYIVHLVGRKTGKIQGKHAALISVIGFVLILFSFFIVSKVIPGAHQF, from the coding sequence TTGTTTACAATACTTCAATGGCTGGTTTTTCTGGTATATACAGTTGCAACTTATTTTTACTGGCAAGATTTTATTAACACCAAAAGTAAACAAAATCAGAGAGCACAAAATTGGTTTTTTGCTGCAGTAAGCTTGCACCTGGCCCTAATTATCTATTTCGCATTTGAAAATGGCAGAGTTCCAATAGCTACCGTAAGTGAGGCAGTTAGTACTTTTGTATGGATTACTGCTACACTTTATTTAGTTATAGAGTTTAAATTAAAAGAGCGTTCTCAGGGAGCTCTAATTTTGTCAGTAGTATTAATTCTTTTGTTACAGTCTTTTTTAACTTTTGATTCGACTGCAGAAATAAATCCGGTTTTATATGATATTAGATTTGAAACGCATGTATTGTTTATGCTTTTAGGCTATAGTGGATTTACGCTTTCTGTAATAGCAAGTATCCTTTTCTTGTTGCTATACCGGGAAATACAAAAAAAAGAGCTGGGTCTTTTCTTTCGCAAACTTCCGTCTTTAGCATATTTTGAACGCATAAGCGAAACAGCTATTAATGTAGGTCTTATTTTTGTTTCGATTGGTTTTATCCTGGGATTCTATTTTGCCACTTTAGTCTGGACGGAATCATTTTATCTGGATCCAAAAATTATTGTGGTTCTGCTAACTTTAATAGTGTACATAGTACATTTAGTAGGCAGGAAAACTGGCAAAATTCAGGGCAAACATGCAGCCTTAATATCGGTTATTGGATTTGTTTTAATTTTATTTTCTTTCTTCATTGTTTCAAAAGTAATACCTGGTGCTCATCAATTCTAA
- a CDS encoding arginine deiminase, with protein sequence MSKVSVTSEINTLKKVIIHTPGRELELMTPETAEEVLYDDILNLQNARNQHSQLSGVLEKVAQPFQVKDLLLDILKDSKIHNEFINTICTNLNVKEYKDELMNLSAKDLANQIIVGTELKKDTLENYLSRHHFAIPPLPNLFFTRDAAMVVNKHALIGNMATAVRTMETLVMRYIFHYHPELDCEVDHLVDTTALNKSQVTFEGGDVLIVREDTILIGMSERTSPGGIDYLIEHFKRIGKVKNIFVVMLPKHRAWIHLDMVFTMVDKDKAVVFPDLINESNAVDVIHVNISNPEKPHFSRHDYLLDALKKVGINLHPIYCGGQDSLYQQREQWQSGANFFTIAPGKVIGYGMNYYTFDELEKAGIPRIEARDVIEGLIDLSTLDKYAIAMKGNELTRGGGGCRCMTMPILREE encoded by the coding sequence GTGAGTAAAGTATCTGTTACATCTGAAATTAATACACTTAAAAAAGTTATAATTCATACACCGGGCCGGGAACTGGAGTTAATGACTCCTGAAACAGCAGAAGAAGTTTTGTATGACGACATTTTAAATCTACAAAATGCCCGCAATCAGCACAGCCAACTTAGTGGTGTACTTGAAAAGGTTGCTCAACCCTTTCAGGTTAAAGATTTGCTTCTTGATATTTTGAAAGACTCTAAAATTCACAATGAATTTATAAATACAATTTGTACGAACCTTAATGTTAAGGAATACAAAGATGAACTGATGAATCTTTCGGCAAAGGATTTGGCCAATCAGATAATTGTCGGGACAGAATTAAAAAAGGATACGTTGGAAAACTATCTATCCAGACATCATTTTGCTATTCCTCCTTTACCAAACCTGTTTTTTACGCGTGATGCAGCAATGGTTGTAAACAAACATGCTTTGATTGGCAATATGGCAACCGCGGTACGAACAATGGAAACCCTGGTAATGCGTTATATCTTTCATTATCATCCAGAGTTGGATTGCGAAGTTGACCACCTTGTAGACACCACTGCACTCAACAAATCACAAGTGACTTTTGAAGGAGGCGATGTCCTCATTGTTCGTGAAGATACAATTTTGATTGGGATGAGTGAACGGACAAGTCCGGGCGGAATTGATTATTTAATTGAACATTTCAAAAGAATAGGAAAAGTAAAGAATATTTTTGTGGTTATGCTGCCAAAACACAGGGCCTGGATTCACCTTGATATGGTATTTACTATGGTAGATAAAGATAAGGCTGTAGTTTTCCCTGATTTAATAAATGAAAGTAACGCTGTTGACGTAATCCATGTTAATATCAGCAATCCGGAGAAGCCACATTTTAGCCGTCATGATTATCTTTTAGATGCACTAAAAAAAGTAGGCATTAACCTGCACCCTATTTATTGTGGTGGTCAAGATTCTCTTTATCAACAACGTGAACAATGGCAATCCGGCGCTAATTTTTTTACAATAGCCCCCGGTAAAGTAATTGGCTATGGTATGAATTATTACACCTTCGATGAGTTGGAGAAAGCTGGTATCCCAAGAATTGAAGCAAGAGATGTTATTGAAGGTCTGATCGATTTATCAACATTGGACAAATATGCTATTGCTATGAAAGGTAATGAGCTAACACGTGGTGGAGGCGGTTGCCGGTGCATGACAATGCCAATTTTGAGAGAAGAGTAA
- a CDS encoding CBS domain-containing protein, with the protein MPKIPQISEFMDKTFVTLSPDMDVYKAIDVLLDRGVTSAVVVDPYDRIVGILSEKDCLTVLTKGVYHVLPSAKVSDIMTTKVVTTSADTDVFQVADIFLKHFFRRLVIADEDNKMIGQITRRDLLRVIRQWKKESKDTKKAPIM; encoded by the coding sequence ATGCCAAAAATTCCACAAATATCAGAGTTTATGGATAAAACTTTCGTAACACTCAGCCCGGACATGGATGTATACAAGGCAATAGATGTCTTATTGGATCGGGGGGTGACAAGTGCTGTTGTAGTTGATCCGTATGACCGGATAGTTGGTATTTTATCCGAAAAAGACTGCCTGACTGTTTTAACAAAAGGGGTTTATCACGTTCTGCCGAGCGCAAAAGTATCTGATATTATGACAACTAAAGTAGTTACTACCAGCGCGGATACCGATGTTTTTCAGGTGGCAGATATTTTCTTGAAACACTTTTTTAGAAGATTAGTGATTGCCGATGAAGATAACAAAATGATCGGACAAATTACACGGCGAGATTTGCTGCGGGTAATAAGGCAATGGAAAAAAGAATCTAAGGATACTAAGAAAGCCCCAATTATGTAA
- a CDS encoding HAD family phosphatase has protein sequence MKIEAIIFDLGRVLVDVDFSGLFNKYTNPGNNPDFSFTLEQVMTEEWFIEHSSGKCNDEQFFQKVRENYNIDVSLDEFKREWASIFKPMPEMETFLKQTAKKYPVGLLSDTDAIHWNFLLKEYPFLKMFTNPILSFEIGAMKPAEICYLKAADSVNTVIENCLFIDDRQVNVDGAVKAGMQAVQFESNEKLKDFFKMNNL, from the coding sequence TTGAAAATTGAGGCAATAATTTTTGACCTGGGAAGGGTCTTGGTAGATGTTGATTTCTCAGGTCTTTTTAATAAATACACAAATCCGGGCAATAACCCGGATTTTTCTTTTACGCTGGAGCAAGTAATGACCGAGGAATGGTTTATTGAGCATTCCAGCGGTAAATGCAATGATGAACAGTTTTTTCAGAAAGTTAGAGAAAACTATAATATCGATGTGAGCCTGGACGAGTTTAAAAGGGAATGGGCTTCCATTTTTAAACCGATGCCTGAGATGGAGACATTTCTTAAACAGACTGCAAAAAAATATCCTGTTGGACTTCTTTCCGATACAGATGCAATTCATTGGAATTTCTTGTTAAAAGAATATCCCTTTTTAAAGATGTTCACAAATCCAATTCTGAGTTTTGAGATTGGAGCTATGAAACCGGCAGAAATATGCTACCTCAAAGCAGCAGATTCTGTAAATACTGTTATCGAGAATTGTCTTTTTATTGATGACCGCCAAGTAAATGTTGATGGGGCAGTTAAGGCAGGTATGCAGGCTGTTCAATTTGAATCAAATGAAAAACTAAAAGACTTTTTTAAAATGAATAATTTGTAA
- a CDS encoding DUF814 domain-containing protein, with the protein MKIKKFTSSSGLEILVGQDDASNDYLSLKLANANDLWFHVAGFPGSHVVLCCADYEEDKDSIKEAAALAAWFSKMRNGKNVSVHYCKAQNVSKPRKSKPGTVNIKQIKKIKVTPRLLDDGEWIE; encoded by the coding sequence ATGAAAATTAAAAAATTTACAAGCAGTTCAGGATTAGAAATATTGGTTGGGCAGGATGATGCATCCAATGATTATTTGAGTTTGAAATTGGCAAACGCAAATGATTTATGGTTCCATGTGGCCGGGTTTCCTGGCAGCCACGTTGTTCTGTGTTGTGCTGATTATGAAGAAGATAAAGATAGCATAAAAGAAGCTGCGGCATTGGCAGCCTGGTTTTCCAAGATGCGCAATGGTAAAAATGTTTCAGTTCATTACTGCAAAGCGCAAAATGTAAGCAAACCGCGAAAATCCAAACCCGGTACAGTAAATATCAAACAAATAAAAAAGATAAAAGTAACTCCGCGTTTACTTGATGATGGAGAGTGGATTGAATAA
- a CDS encoding DUF481 domain-containing protein: MKIILFITLFALSFSNLFAQVNTEKYRSSHDSLGLSLQSEIGATVQKGNVDFQEFSIESVLSYKLQSSTYLFVVSGDFGWEDRKSFSNSLLFHLRNIHDLSARFKLELFVQLDYDKEHLLISRKLTGAGLRSHLFSLGSDKLWIGNSIFFEQEKYDLPKTAKHDSELNNLRISTYLTFKKKIKEYINWDSVVYYQPMLDQLGDYKIIGETGLTFEIEDQISLAIGFNYRFDSIPADGIKKNDYKTEMGLVLSL; this comes from the coding sequence ATGAAAATCATATTATTTATAACATTATTTGCTCTTTCTTTTTCAAACCTGTTTGCCCAGGTCAATACAGAAAAATATCGTTCATCCCATGATAGCCTTGGTCTGTCACTTCAATCGGAAATTGGTGCAACTGTCCAAAAAGGAAATGTGGACTTTCAGGAATTTTCCATTGAATCAGTTTTATCATATAAATTGCAGAGCAGTACTTATCTGTTTGTCGTTTCAGGGGATTTCGGCTGGGAAGACAGAAAAAGCTTTTCCAATTCTTTATTATTTCATCTACGCAATATCCACGATTTGTCGGCGCGGTTTAAACTGGAGTTGTTCGTACAGCTTGATTATGACAAAGAGCATCTTCTTATTTCTAGAAAACTGACTGGTGCAGGCCTGCGATCTCATTTATTTAGCCTGGGTTCGGATAAGCTTTGGATAGGCAATTCAATATTTTTTGAACAAGAGAAATATGATTTACCAAAGACCGCCAAACATGATTCGGAACTAAATAATTTGCGAATTAGCACATACCTGACTTTTAAGAAAAAAATAAAGGAATATATCAACTGGGATTCCGTGGTTTACTACCAGCCCATGTTAGATCAATTGGGTGATTATAAAATAATTGGTGAAACGGGTTTGACTTTTGAAATTGAGGACCAAATATCTTTGGCCATTGGTTTCAATTATCGCTTTGACAGTATTCCTGCCGATGGAATTAAGAAAAATGATTATAAAACCGAAATGGGACTTGTATTAAGTTTGTAG